A genomic stretch from Hydrogenimonas urashimensis includes:
- a CDS encoding DUF58 domain-containing protein, translated as MNKKAHEILIRTRRRLFGQNVGNNISTFQGNGIDFAELKEYTYGDDVRKINWKVTAREQKPYINVFNEERELNIVIVYMVSGSIYFGTVRQKQEVMAEMLALLGFAALKNSDRVTSIFYDEEVLEWFKPSKSPNIVYAALEYALNVDVLRRRTSLQKVADFLLRAIRERSIVLLLGDFYDIADLSLLGAKHEVYAVIVRDRFEENPAFAGEYDLIDPVSGQHHLLDLTPATLQRYREDLLRHDRALEGHFLKERIGFTKIYTDEDPFIKLREMLK; from the coding sequence ATGAACAAAAAAGCGCATGAAATTCTTATTCGCACCCGCCGGCGTCTTTTTGGCCAGAATGTGGGAAACAACATCTCCACATTCCAGGGCAACGGCATCGATTTTGCCGAGCTGAAGGAGTACACCTACGGCGACGATGTGCGCAAAATCAACTGGAAAGTGACCGCACGGGAACAAAAACCCTACATCAATGTCTTCAACGAAGAGCGTGAACTCAACATCGTCATCGTTTACATGGTTTCCGGAAGCATCTATTTCGGTACGGTGCGACAAAAGCAGGAAGTCATGGCGGAGATGCTCGCGCTGCTGGGATTCGCGGCACTGAAAAACTCCGACAGAGTTACCTCCATCTTCTATGACGAGGAGGTGTTGGAGTGGTTCAAACCTTCCAAGAGTCCCAATATCGTCTATGCCGCCCTCGAATACGCCCTGAATGTCGATGTCCTTCGACGGCGCACCTCGCTGCAGAAGGTGGCCGACTTCCTGCTCCGTGCCATTCGGGAGCGATCCATCGTTTTGCTTCTGGGAGATTTCTACGACATCGCCGATCTGAGTCTTTTGGGTGCGAAGCACGAGGTGTATGCTGTAATCGTCCGTGACCGGTTCGAGGAGAATCCGGCTTTTGCGGGGGAGTACGATCTGATCGATCCCGTCAGCGGTCAACACCATCTGCTCGATCTAACCCCGGCGACGCTACAGCGCTACAGAGAGGATCTGCTGCGCCATGACAGAGCCCTGGAGGGACATTTTCTGAAAGAGCGAATCGGTTTTACGAAAATCTATACCGACGAGGATCCTTTCATTAAGCTTCGGGAGATGCTCAAATGA
- a CDS encoding VWA domain-containing protein — protein MTFLYPYFLILILFLVPLGIVIRKKGDDLSRRFSPELYRKMVAQGSGLSRRARRTLLLLAIALGLVALARPVMEKGVIRVKESTVDLVVAFDISRSMFANDLFPNRFELAKRKFFDLLDAMKQTRIGVIGFSSRAFLIAPLTRDYASLKYLVKHMGFDYVTLKGTDMMAPLEVTADLLKKRKKRALLIFTDGGDQKDFSREIAFAKKEGIKVFIYALGTRKGGVMKIGRDVVRDRNGNVVITRLNPAVSSLAEKTGGVYMRFSFSSSDMKRLAEFIRSRLVSGEIKERTIHEREELFYYPLMLSILLFLMAHTSLPAKMRRPVKSEGGERQ, from the coding sequence ATGACGTTTCTTTATCCATATTTTTTAATATTGATTCTTTTTCTGGTGCCGCTGGGGATCGTGATCCGAAAAAAAGGGGACGATCTTAGCAGGCGGTTCAGCCCGGAGCTTTATCGGAAAATGGTGGCCCAAGGGAGCGGATTGAGCCGAAGAGCCCGCAGAACACTCCTGCTGTTGGCGATCGCACTGGGACTTGTCGCCCTCGCGCGCCCCGTCATGGAAAAGGGGGTGATCCGGGTGAAAGAGTCGACCGTGGACTTGGTGGTCGCTTTCGATATCTCCCGTTCCATGTTCGCCAACGATCTCTTTCCCAATCGGTTCGAACTGGCCAAGCGGAAATTTTTCGACCTTCTTGATGCAATGAAGCAGACACGCATAGGTGTCATCGGATTTAGCTCCCGTGCCTTTCTCATCGCACCGCTGACACGTGATTACGCCTCTTTGAAATATCTCGTCAAGCATATGGGGTTCGATTATGTGACACTCAAGGGAACCGACATGATGGCTCCCCTGGAGGTGACGGCCGACCTGCTGAAAAAGAGGAAGAAAAGAGCCCTGCTCATTTTCACCGACGGCGGGGACCAAAAAGATTTTTCCAGGGAGATCGCCTTCGCCAAAAAAGAGGGAATCAAGGTCTTCATCTACGCTTTGGGAACCCGCAAGGGGGGTGTGATGAAGATCGGAAGGGATGTGGTCCGCGACAGAAACGGCAATGTGGTCATCACCCGACTAAACCCCGCCGTATCCTCCCTTGCCGAAAAAACCGGGGGAGTCTATATGCGCTTCTCTTTCAGCTCGAGCGACATGAAACGTCTGGCAGAGTTCATCCGATCGCGTCTTGTATCCGGTGAGATCAAGGAGCGGACCATCCATGAACGCGAAGAGCTCTTCTACTACCCGTTGATGCTGTCGATTCTTCTCTTTCTTATGGCCCATACATCTCTCCCTGCAAAGATGAGACGGCCTGTCAAGAGCGAAGGAGGAGAGAGACAATGA
- a CDS encoding AAA family ATPase translates to MNPIVDSIKKEVGKVIVGHEHLVDAMLIALLCEGHLLVEGVPGLAKTTAINALAQALGLAFKRVQFTPDLLPSDITGTEIYDQKSGEFKVKHGPVFTNLLLADEINRAPAKVQSALLEVMQEKQVTIAEETYKVDRPFLVLATQNPVEQEGTYRLPEAQLDRFMMKVNVGYNSIEEEFEIVSRVAAKGFGEISQVAGKAEIAQMQKELHAVHVDDAVQKYMLKLVFATRFPDEYGAQDMAEYIEFGASPRASIDLFRASRAVALMRGKDYVTPVDIAEILHDVLRHRIILNYRAEAAGITSDDVVKAIQKAVRVP, encoded by the coding sequence ATGAATCCTATTGTCGATTCGATCAAAAAAGAGGTCGGAAAGGTTATCGTGGGACACGAGCATCTCGTGGATGCAATGCTGATCGCGCTGCTTTGCGAAGGGCACCTGCTGGTGGAAGGGGTGCCCGGGCTTGCGAAAACCACGGCGATCAATGCGCTGGCTCAGGCACTGGGGCTCGCCTTCAAACGGGTGCAGTTTACACCCGACCTGCTTCCCAGCGATATTACGGGAACAGAAATCTACGATCAAAAAAGCGGGGAGTTCAAGGTCAAGCACGGCCCCGTCTTCACCAACCTTCTCCTGGCCGACGAAATCAACCGGGCGCCGGCGAAAGTGCAGTCGGCACTGCTGGAGGTGATGCAGGAGAAGCAGGTGACCATCGCCGAAGAGACCTACAAGGTGGACCGTCCTTTTCTCGTGCTTGCGACCCAGAATCCAGTGGAGCAGGAGGGTACCTACCGTCTTCCCGAGGCGCAGCTGGACCGTTTTATGATGAAAGTGAATGTCGGCTACAACTCGATCGAAGAGGAGTTCGAGATCGTGAGCCGGGTCGCGGCGAAGGGGTTCGGGGAGATTTCCCAGGTGGCCGGAAAGGCCGAAATTGCCCAGATGCAAAAAGAGCTCCATGCCGTGCATGTGGACGATGCGGTGCAGAAATATATGCTCAAACTCGTTTTCGCCACTCGCTTTCCCGACGAATACGGAGCGCAGGACATGGCAGAATATATCGAATTCGGCGCCAGTCCGCGGGCTTCGATCGATCTCTTCCGCGCAAGCCGTGCCGTGGCGCTGATGCGTGGAAAGGACTATGTCACGCCCGTCGATATCGCGGAGATTCTCCACGATGTGCTCCGTCACCGCATCATACTCAACTATCGGGCCGAAGCGGCGGGTATCACCAGCGACGATGTGGTCAAAGCGATCCAGAAGGCAGTCAGGGTACCCTGA
- a CDS encoding NAD-binding protein, translating into MDIIIAGAGRVGFNLARTLSIGHNVTIIDRNAEALHRLQESLDILPIHGDIEDPHTYRKLIDKEADLFIAVTDTDEANLISTLIADDMIDVKRKVIRLRNAFFDRSSIRDKLGISKTVFPLRITSETVATLLDYPKANNVKSFRHTAFKLISVWATSLNEATVIEREGFDIVGIERGKHFFVPQDGTPVKPHDLVYLFGDEAKIRELCRRFDTETPRSIERCIVFGAGDLGISIAKKLIENGKEVKLIEKDMTLCETAEEKLEGEAMMLSCKYGTQELFEEEGLEYADMMIAATNNDEYNIIKCLEAKEHGIHKVVAVNNEREYYNLMHTLGIVVVRGPKMSAYNAILESLYTSSVVMERKFCGGKAVIFLRKVFKQSHLIGKKVKPPKKKDHIKIYLIREDRLIPFEEAETMEEGDVLVGFTAEEHAPKLKVWFYGL; encoded by the coding sequence GTGGATATCATCATCGCAGGGGCGGGCAGAGTCGGATTCAATCTCGCAAGAACCCTTTCGATCGGCCACAATGTCACGATTATCGACAGGAACGCGGAAGCGCTTCACCGTCTGCAGGAGTCTTTGGACATTCTTCCGATTCACGGGGACATCGAAGACCCTCATACCTACCGGAAGCTTATCGACAAGGAGGCCGATCTGTTCATCGCCGTGACCGATACCGATGAGGCCAATCTCATCTCGACCCTGATCGCGGATGACATGATCGATGTGAAAAGGAAGGTGATCCGTCTGAGGAACGCTTTTTTCGACAGAAGCTCTATTCGTGACAAACTGGGCATTTCAAAAACGGTTTTTCCACTCAGGATCACCTCCGAGACGGTGGCCACGCTGCTTGATTATCCCAAGGCCAACAATGTCAAATCTTTCAGACATACCGCATTCAAACTGATCTCCGTATGGGCGACGAGCCTGAACGAGGCGACCGTGATCGAAAGGGAGGGTTTTGATATCGTCGGCATCGAACGGGGAAAACACTTTTTTGTTCCCCAGGACGGCACGCCGGTGAAACCGCACGATCTCGTCTATCTCTTCGGCGACGAAGCGAAGATCAGGGAGCTTTGCCGCCGCTTCGATACCGAAACCCCCCGCTCCATCGAACGGTGCATCGTGTTTGGTGCGGGAGACCTTGGGATCTCCATCGCCAAAAAGCTGATCGAAAACGGCAAAGAGGTGAAACTGATCGAAAAGGATATGACGCTTTGCGAAACCGCCGAGGAGAAGCTGGAGGGTGAGGCAATGATGCTCAGCTGCAAATACGGCACCCAGGAGCTTTTCGAAGAGGAGGGACTGGAGTATGCCGACATGATGATTGCCGCCACCAACAACGACGAATACAATATCATCAAGTGCCTCGAAGCGAAGGAACACGGCATTCACAAGGTCGTCGCCGTCAACAACGAGAGAGAGTACTACAATCTGATGCATACGCTGGGCATCGTCGTCGTGCGTGGACCGAAAATGAGTGCCTACAACGCGATTCTCGAGTCGCTCTATACGAGCAGCGTCGTCATGGAGAGAAAATTCTGTGGGGGCAAAGCGGTCATTTTCCTCAGGAAAGTATTCAAGCAGTCCCATCTGATCGGAAAGAAGGTCAAACCCCCAAAAAAGAAGGATCACATCAAAATCTATCTGATACGCGAGGATAGGTTGATACCTTTCGAAGAGGCAGAGACGATGGAAGAGGGGGATGTGCTTGTCGGCTTCACCGCCGAGGAGCATGCGCCGAAACTGAAAGTGTGGTTCTATGGACTTTAG
- a CDS encoding TrkH family potassium uptake protein — MDFRSIFKVLSLIGMTLGLFFTLDILVGLLFGEPVTKLFLFDLSFILLNLAIFLILRKYTVVLHIRESILAVNMLWILIGIAGAVPLLLYTPVTFPSAFFEAISGFTTTGATVYTDIEALPHMILFHRSLMHWLGGVGIIVLGVGLLSVINPTGSLSLFKAEATGIQIEKLRPKIKDTALSLWGIYLFLTTIDVVLLRFFGMGWFDAVNHAFSTLSTGGFSTKNSSLGYFESPWIIWTTTLFMMLSGINFLAHLKLFYRDTSGYRSEEVRWYVTIFLALGTLLTLVHIDIGGDTFFHAATHAFFTIASVMTTTGFATIDYGTWSHLAVALIFIAMLVGGNAGSTAGGIKVIRYVVIFKTLFAELKRILHPKAFISVFIDGIKLERNILASTFGFFVLFVFTVGIMSVYIYARGYDEMTAISGAVAIVGNVGPGFGHVGPAENFGFFNDIDKLVLSFGMIVGRLECYTVFILFTSSFWKRF; from the coding sequence ATGGACTTTAGGAGTATCTTCAAAGTGCTGAGTCTCATCGGCATGACGCTGGGACTCTTCTTCACGCTCGATATCCTGGTCGGTCTGCTTTTCGGCGAGCCCGTTACGAAGCTGTTTCTTTTCGATCTCTCTTTTATTCTGCTCAATCTCGCCATTTTTCTGATATTGCGCAAATATACCGTCGTTTTGCACATACGCGAGAGCATCCTGGCCGTCAATATGCTGTGGATTCTCATAGGAATCGCAGGCGCCGTGCCGCTTTTGCTCTATACACCCGTTACCTTTCCCTCCGCCTTTTTCGAAGCCATCAGCGGTTTCACCACGACAGGTGCCACAGTCTATACCGATATCGAGGCGCTTCCCCACATGATTCTTTTCCATCGGAGCCTGATGCACTGGCTCGGCGGGGTGGGGATCATCGTTCTTGGGGTGGGACTTCTCTCCGTTATCAACCCCACCGGAAGCCTTTCGCTCTTCAAGGCGGAGGCGACCGGCATCCAGATAGAGAAGCTGCGGCCGAAAATCAAAGATACTGCTCTTAGTCTCTGGGGCATCTATCTTTTTCTGACCACCATCGATGTAGTGTTGCTCAGGTTTTTCGGCATGGGGTGGTTCGACGCTGTCAATCATGCCTTCTCCACCCTCTCCACGGGCGGGTTTTCGACGAAAAACAGCTCGTTGGGCTATTTCGAAAGCCCCTGGATCATCTGGACGACCACCCTGTTTATGATGCTTTCAGGGATCAACTTTCTTGCGCATCTGAAACTTTTCTACCGGGACACAAGCGGCTACCGGAGCGAAGAGGTACGCTGGTATGTCACAATTTTTCTGGCACTGGGCACACTTTTGACACTGGTGCATATCGATATCGGAGGCGACACCTTTTTCCATGCGGCAACCCATGCCTTTTTCACGATCGCTTCCGTGATGACGACAACGGGATTTGCCACGATCGATTACGGGACATGGAGCCATCTTGCCGTCGCGCTCATATTCATCGCCATGCTGGTGGGCGGCAATGCGGGATCAACGGCCGGAGGCATCAAAGTGATTCGGTATGTCGTCATTTTCAAGACGCTCTTTGCCGAGCTCAAGCGGATTCTCCATCCCAAAGCCTTCATTTCGGTATTCATCGACGGCATCAAACTCGAACGAAACATTCTGGCATCGACGTTCGGGTTTTTCGTACTTTTCGTATTTACCGTGGGCATCATGAGTGTCTATATCTATGCCAGGGGATATGACGAGATGACAGCTATTTCGGGCGCAGTGGCGATCGTGGGCAACGTGGGACCCGGTTTCGGCCATGTGGGGCCCGCGGAAAATTTCGGTTTTTTCAACGATATCGACAAACTGGTGCTATCTTTTGGCATGATTGTGGGACGTCTGGAGTGCTATACCGTCTTCATACTTTTTACATCCTCCTTCTGGAAAAGATTCTAG
- a CDS encoding chloride channel protein — translation MRFFRKHLTEQTAIFLSVAKWVMLSSTVGIVIGAVVTLFLKILIVGEQSRSTLPFPYYYLLPVALFLTVFVIRIFAPNAEGHGTEKVIDAVHKKHGKIDVAVIPVKLFATVMTLFAGGSVGKEGPGAQIGAGAASLLSDMLRFSREDRKKLVICGISAGFAAVFGTPIAGAIFGVEVLIIGVILYDVLLPSFIAGFAAFTTAQFLGIEYTYFDIHFYQSVALDLPLILKVVAAGIFFGFVSDAIVTAMNVTHRLIRKIPLHPYLIAFCGGIVLVGLAMVFGERYLGLGLNTIRDVLTPHPYIPIDVPWYAFILKTLFTSLTLGVGGSGGIITPLFYIGATSGMTFGHLIGDSHVTLFAALGFVSVLAGATNAPIAATIMAVELFGLEIAHYAAISAVISFLITGHRSVFPSQILAMKKSDMLEVKVGEMIEHAEVDLEEKEIGRIRNIKERLKRRREILREKKKKKISAIKQEKES, via the coding sequence ATGCGTTTTTTTCGAAAACATTTGACCGAACAGACAGCCATTTTCCTGAGTGTCGCCAAATGGGTGATGCTCTCCTCGACTGTAGGCATCGTAATCGGTGCGGTTGTCACCCTCTTTTTGAAAATATTGATCGTCGGGGAGCAGAGCCGCTCCACACTTCCCTTTCCCTACTACTACCTTCTTCCCGTGGCGCTTTTCCTGACGGTGTTCGTAATACGGATTTTCGCTCCCAACGCCGAGGGACACGGAACGGAAAAGGTGATCGACGCGGTGCACAAAAAGCATGGCAAAATCGATGTCGCGGTGATCCCCGTCAAACTTTTCGCGACGGTGATGACCCTTTTTGCCGGCGGGTCGGTGGGGAAAGAGGGGCCCGGGGCACAGATCGGTGCGGGTGCGGCTTCACTCCTGTCGGATATGCTCCGTTTCTCCAGGGAGGATCGTAAAAAACTGGTAATATGCGGTATCAGTGCGGGCTTCGCCGCAGTCTTTGGCACACCGATCGCCGGAGCGATCTTCGGTGTGGAGGTTCTCATTATCGGGGTGATTCTTTATGATGTGCTGCTTCCCTCTTTCATCGCCGGGTTCGCGGCCTTCACGACGGCACAGTTTCTCGGTATCGAATACACCTATTTCGATATCCATTTTTATCAGAGTGTCGCACTCGATCTTCCTCTCATTCTCAAGGTGGTGGCTGCCGGCATCTTTTTCGGTTTCGTGTCGGATGCGATCGTCACCGCAATGAACGTGACACACCGCCTCATCAGAAAAATCCCGCTGCATCCCTATCTGATCGCATTCTGCGGCGGTATCGTTCTCGTGGGTCTGGCCATGGTTTTCGGAGAGCGCTATCTCGGTCTGGGACTCAATACGATACGGGACGTGCTGACACCGCACCCCTACATTCCCATCGACGTTCCCTGGTACGCTTTCATCCTCAAAACGCTCTTCACGTCGCTGACCCTCGGGGTGGGAGGAAGCGGCGGCATTATCACGCCGCTCTTTTATATCGGCGCTACGAGCGGTATGACGTTCGGACATCTGATCGGGGACAGCCACGTGACGCTTTTCGCAGCTCTCGGTTTTGTCAGTGTGCTGGCCGGAGCGACCAACGCACCGATCGCCGCGACAATCATGGCGGTGGAACTTTTCGGTCTTGAGATCGCCCACTACGCCGCCATCAGCGCCGTGATAAGTTTTCTGATCACCGGCCACCGCAGTGTCTTCCCCTCCCAGATTCTTGCCATGAAAAAGTCCGACATGCTGGAAGTGAAAGTCGGGGAGATGATCGAGCATGCCGAGGTCGATCTCGAGGAGAAGGAGATCGGGCGTATCCGGAACATCAAAGAGCGGCTGAAACGGCGGCGTGAAATTCTGCGGGAAAAGAAAAAGAAAAAAATTTCGGCAATCAAACAGGAGAAGGAGTCGTAA
- a CDS encoding vWA domain-containing protein: MGSFTFEHPVAFALIPLFLLCLKWCRPRYESIWFPGSDRLHTISRSRSRLHALAKTATFSLLVTALASPVVTNEIVIERQKGYEISLILDASGSMAQNNKFGIVKDIVTRFVKARKHDKIGLTIFADFAYVAVPLTYDKTSLLRLLEKVEVGIAGTRRTALYEALFMSTKLFRDSNAKNKIAILLTDGIDNAGTVPLEVAINTAKKYGIKVYTIGIGGRGDYNPYVLRKIAKETGGKFFEADTVQKLEKVYETIDRLEKSEIEGNRYVKKRYYYAWPLGTALLLILLSTLGLRFPIRRERRADR, translated from the coding sequence ATGGGTAGTTTCACCTTCGAACATCCCGTTGCTTTTGCGTTGATCCCTCTTTTTCTTCTCTGCCTGAAATGGTGCCGGCCCCGTTACGAGAGCATCTGGTTTCCCGGCAGCGACAGGCTGCATACGATCTCCCGGAGCCGATCGCGGCTCCATGCTCTCGCCAAAACCGCCACTTTTTCTCTTCTGGTGACAGCCCTGGCAAGTCCGGTCGTCACAAACGAGATCGTCATCGAGAGGCAGAAGGGGTACGAAATATCCTTGATCCTCGATGCCAGCGGGTCGATGGCGCAAAACAACAAATTCGGCATCGTCAAAGATATCGTCACCCGATTCGTCAAAGCAAGAAAACATGACAAGATCGGTTTGACGATCTTCGCCGATTTCGCCTATGTGGCCGTGCCTCTTACTTACGACAAGACCTCCCTTCTGAGGCTTCTGGAGAAGGTGGAGGTCGGGATCGCGGGAACTAGGCGTACGGCACTTTATGAGGCGCTTTTCATGAGTACGAAGCTTTTCAGGGATTCCAATGCGAAAAACAAGATTGCCATACTTCTGACAGACGGAATCGACAATGCCGGGACTGTGCCGCTGGAGGTGGCGATCAACACGGCGAAAAAGTATGGCATCAAGGTCTATACGATCGGCATCGGCGGACGGGGCGACTACAACCCCTACGTGCTCAGAAAAATCGCGAAGGAGACGGGCGGCAAGTTTTTCGAGGCCGATACGGTGCAGAAACTTGAAAAGGTCTACGAGACTATCGACCGCCTCGAAAAGAGCGAAATCGAAGGCAACCGCTATGTCAAAAAGCGCTACTATTACGCCTGGCCGCTCGGCACGGCCCTGCTTTTGATACTTCTTTCCACCCTCGGCCTTCGATTTCCTATCCGGCGTGAGAGGAGAGCGGACCGATGA